The genomic region GAACGAAGACAACCAACATgtagttggatggttaggaggataggAATATtttcagcccatcagggttcaagtcaaTTTTCGGCGATGTGTGTTCAGTGGAAGAAGACGTTCCATGGTGACTTCGAGTGTATGCTTGTATATTTGAGCGCTTATATCTATAGTGTTTTAAAAAAAAGTTGATCAACGAAGGATTTGAAGCAAAGCAGTCGCGGAATTGCGGAATTGGATTGCTGCCGGGTTGGACGAAAACAGGGAGCGCCCACACAGATCTCCAACAAAACGGAGGGCACACTCACGCACATGCCCCTACGTGTTATCCTACGCACGAACACGCTCCTTGGCTCCCTGCCGTGCAGTGGTCATCAAAAAGTATCAGAGGCGAGTCACTTGGATTAGTTTTTATATGCGGACCAAGGAGGCGGTGTCATCTGTGCTCTGCCGCAGCGCAGCGCCGGCCATCCCGCACGCCCGCCGCTCGTCTCAAAACCACGGTCTCGCTTCCCACCGTATCAGCTCGCCTTCCTCTCCGCGCGCACGCCGGTTTCGCGGTTTCTTGCAGCCTATAAATCCGGCCGGAGCACCCAGCTCTGCACCATCCCATTTCACACAACCGCTACTCATCTTACCTGACACACTTCACTTCCTTCGGATCTCGTGCCACCAAGCTCTGCTCCCGCCAAGATGTCGACGGTGACCCGCGCCTACCTCGACCAGAGGCTCGCCGCTGCCAAGCGCTGCTCCAGAGGTAACCAAAACGATATCATGGCCTGGCGCGCCCGTTCACCATGCCGGCAATGCTCTTGCTGCTCTGTTCCAAGTACTACATTGCAGCTTTGTGTAGTACTGTCTGTGCTGAAACTTGGTGTTGATTAACATCCCTGTGTTGGTTCgaaactgcagaggctgccatgGCCGGAGCCAAGGCCGCggccgtcgccaccgtcgccgccgcagtCCCCACCGTAAGTACACATTGCTCAGCCGGCACAGCTAGTTGCAAGGACGAACAATCAGCTCACCAAGTTCTTCGTCCGTTCCTTTCTCTGCAGCTGGCGAGCGTGAGGATGCTGCCGTGGGCCAAGGCGAACCTCAACCCGACCGGGCAGGCGCTCATCATCTCCACGGTCGCCGGGATGgcctacttcatcgtcgccgacaAGACCATCCTGTCCATGGCCAGGAAGCACTCCTTCGACGACGCGCCAGACCACCTCAAGAACACCTCCTTCCAGTAATTACGCTATAATAGCTCCATTA from Triticum aestivum cultivar Chinese Spring chromosome 4A, IWGSC CS RefSeq v2.1, whole genome shotgun sequence harbors:
- the LOC123088014 gene encoding early nodulin-93; this encodes MSTVTRAYLDQRLAAAKRCSREAAMAGAKAAAVATVAAAVPTLASVRMLPWAKANLNPTGQALIISTVAGMAYFIVADKTILSMARKHSFDDAPDHLKNTSFQ